The Bacteroidia bacterium genome includes the window ATATTTTCCGAGCTGCGGTGCGAAATAAACTTGCTCCACCAAACTCCGAATATCGTCTACCGAGTTGTTGGACGCAGCATCTAATTCATATACATTTAAGGAATTTCCAGTGTTGAAAGATTTGCAAGAATCACATTCGTTGCAGGCTTCAATGTTTTCGGTGATGTTGAAACAATTAATTGTTTTGGCTAAAATCCGCGCACAAGTAGTTTTTCCTACGCCACGTGGACCGCAAAACAAAAAGGCTTGCGCCAGATGATGATTTTTTATAGCGTTTTTTAAAGTAGTTGTAATGCTGTGCTGACCAACCACTGTACCAAAGGTTACAGGCCTGTATTTACGCGCAGAAACAACAAAATTTTCCATCGGATATAAATCCTCTTTTTAAAAGGAAAACAAATGTACTCTTTTTTTTATTTTTTTGAAAGAAGTATGAAAAGGTATTTGAAAAAATATTTTTTCAAGCGCAAAATATTTACGCAGATGCTGAATCATTTCAGCATGACAACAGACTTTTTCAATTTGCACATCCGCACATTTTCAAATCTGCATATCTGCAAATCATTTCCATTCAAAATTGGCAAATATTCAATATCAATTATTTCATCGGTTTGTACGTCCGTAAAAAAGTTATTTTTGTGGCGATAAAAAATAATCACTAAAAAATTAATTGTATGAGTAAAGGACCGGTTTCTAATTTTATAGAAAAACATTATTTGCATTTTAATTCGGCTGCCTTAATGGATGCCGCGAAAGGTTACGAAGCGCATTTAACCGTAGGTGGAAAAATGATGATTACCCTTGCAGGAGCTATGAGCACTGCGGAATTGGGGATTTCGTTGGCGGAAATGATTCGTCAAGGAAAGGTGGATATTATTACGTGTACAGGCGCGAATTTAGAAGAAGACATTATGAATTTGGTGGCGCATTCGCATTACAAACGTGTACCAAATTACCGTGATTTGAGCCCTCAAGACGAATGGGATTTGTTGGAAAACGGTTTCAATCGCGTTACGGATACGTGTATTCCCGAGGAAGAAGCATTTAGAAGATTGCAAAAACATATTTACAAATTGTGGAAAACAGCTAACGACAAAGGCGAGCGTTATTTTCCGCACGAGTTTATGTATAAAATGTTATTGTCTGGAGATTTAAAAGAAGATTATGAAATTGATCCGAAAAACTCTTGGAT containing:
- a CDS encoding deoxyhypusine synthase family protein codes for the protein MSKGPVSNFIEKHYLHFNSAALMDAAKGYEAHLTVGGKMMITLAGAMSTAELGISLAEMIRQGKVDIITCTGANLEEDIMNLVAHSHYKRVPNYRDLSPQDEWDLLENGFNRVTDTCIPEEEAFRRLQKHIYKLWKTANDKGERYFPHEFMYKMLLSGDLKEDYEIDPKNSWMLAAAERNLPIIVPGWEDSTMGNIFSSYCIKGEIKPTTMKSGIEYMMYLSDWYIKNSGGKGVGFFQIGGGIAGDFPICVVPMLYQDMEMTDIPFWAYFCQISDSTTSYGSYSGAVPNEKITWGKLSTTTPRFIVESDATIVAPLIFAWILGW